Part of the Aythya fuligula isolate bAytFul2 chromosome 11, bAytFul2.pri, whole genome shotgun sequence genome, tcttaaattcagacaggcttggtgcagtgactacctcactggggagcctgttccagtgtgtgatcaccctctcggtgaagaacctcttcctgatgtccagcctaaacctcccctgcttcagcttgacaccattccctcgggtcctatcactggtgattaaggagaataggtcacctgcctctccactccgcctcgcgaggaagttgtagactgcaatgaggtcccccctcagcctcctcttttccaggctgaacgggccaagtgacctcagacGCTGCTCATGTGTCTTCCCgtctaggcccttcaccatctttgtcaccctcctctggacactttccaacagtttaatgtccttgtacttgtggtgcccagaactgcacacagtgctcaaggtgaggctgcaccagcgcagagtagagcgggacagtcacctcccttgactgactagcgatgccgtgcttgacGCACCCCAGGATgtggttggccctcctggctgccagggcacactgctggctcatattcaacttgctgccaaccacaacccccagatccctctctgcggggctgctctccagtgtctcgtCACCCAGCCTGTACAtaaagccagggttgccccatcccaggtggaggacccagcactgcagagcagctaCAGAGAAGCTACAGAACCTATCCGGAATGAAAGATTACATGGAAAAGTGTGCTCTGTACACACTTGAGAGATCTGGGGGCCTCAGCTGCTCTATCTGAGCCATCGGTGATGTCCGACAGGATGACTGCATGGTTTCTTCTGTAAGCTTTCTTCACCCGGCAAAGGTTTCTGGACAAGGCCAAGGAATGAGTCTGTCTGATCAGTTGGTTCAAGCACCTGTTCAAGCACCTcaaacagcaataaatacaTCTCTTTTCCTTACTCAGGAAAATGCTTGAGCAAACCAGAAAAGCCACTCCACGTTGGAAAAAGAAGCCTCCACTCAGGGATTAGAGGACAACCAGCAAAAGCTTTCCCCTGCACACAAGGCCACAGCTATTTCCTCAGTTTAGAGCTAGGAATAAGGCCCTTGAACTTAACCACTGCTCGTGTTTCTTTAGGCACGAGCAGTCTCTCgtggctttgttttgcttccacTGACAATGACAAACCCCAAACCTTCACTAAAGAGGAAGTGGGGTTGCATTTATGGGCAACATTAAAGGCCACCAAGAAATGCAGAGCTTTCTCACTTGATCACCTCAGTCTCCAGACACAAACCAGTCTTGAAGACCAAGAGCTGTAACACATTCTGCCTTGCCAGCTGGCCTGAAATATAAATAGGCAAGGCAGTTTGGTAAAGGAAGTTAAATACGTTTTTCTCCATATGATCTCTCCTCAgtcttgttctgttttcctcttaaaCACTGAGGAGATTCTCTGATTAAGTGTTGCTGTTTGACTGCGACAGACCAGCCTTGTAAGAGATGAGTGTTGTCGCACATAAAATGCTTATGTATCATGGAGGAGAATATTTAaccttggttttgtttcttctaataACACACAAGCATAACAGGCCAAAATAGCAGGatattgttttgtgtttttgttttttgtctgtgttttttttattaccaGCAATATGAGTTGCTGAGCCATAATCATCTAATTAATTGCAACAAGCATTAACCACACCTTGCACACGCAACACAGATGGAGTCaataaagaaagcagaaaaatgtttgttttcattactgTATCCCTAGAAATGAAATCCCActccaagaaaaatattaaaatagtattAGACACAGGTGAAACATctaaaacatgtatttctttcaaCTATGAACAGGCTTTTAAAGGGAATTTTTGAAaccatcaaaagaaaaattactacattttcagtttaaagtgATAGCTATTTAAGAAACACCTGCTTGTGGTTAATTTAACCTATACTTTCTTTCATCCAGTAgaagctttgtttttgttgtatcCAAGAGAAGATTACATGATAGTTGACTTGATGgttgatttgttttaataattaagGTAAGTATTTACACTTTTATTATGAAGACACATACAGAGGAAATAAGGGGGGGTTCtccaaaatgaaatagaaatttcatttcaatttcattcaGCTCAATTGAAAAACTTGtttcaaacatttctcattGAGCTCTGAAGGAATTTtcacaagcatttaaaaagtttACCACAAGTTAAAGTAGgtttgctttaaataaacactgcacacttaatataaaaaataaattatatttaataaacatACATAATACACTATAAACAGCTGTGAAAGTGTTATTCCAAGAGTAAACAGAAGTCTGCATTTGTATTTCAAGCAATTACATAGAATTAGTTCATGCAACACAAATTCTGTAACATTGATCACgaaacagtttttttcccctctcctcatacttacatatatattttttccttcaaatgaGGAATCATTGTTATTGgttcaagttaaaaaaaaaaaaaaatcaaaaccactATCTTACTGAAGAGACTGGGGATCCCATGACATTCTTTTCCAAGTCTTTCTCGCAGCATTTTTGTGCATTTGAGTTTGGCAACGCACTGAGCTGTGTGACAGCAGAGTTTGATTTGTCAGATCTGAGGAATGAAGTACACTCtggatttgttttcatctgGCCTCTACTGTAAAACTTACTACTGTTTTTCACTTTGAGATTCTTGACATGGCCAGTGGTGAGTTCTCTCCAAGTACCACCAACACTTTCATCGGCAGTGCAAAAAGATTCTTCACAGGATACAAACTTTGCCTGGATGTTTGCATTGGGTTTTTGTTCAGGATGCACCACAGGCATATTACTACTACCCAGACACTGACTTCCATTCACAGAATTCCATTCACTGCAGCTACTTTCATCCCTTCTAGGGATTTTGTGAAAATCTGAGTTTTTTGTTCTTCCAGTTGTAGTTTTCCAGTTTCCACACAGTGGTATACATTCATCTTCTTTCAAAACtaatctttcattttgattCTTCAGCACTTGATGAGATGGCTCTGAGACACCAAGGCCATCTGTAAGGCTGGGTGCATGCATATTATCTAACTTGACACAAAAGGCAGATGGAGAGGCATTCTGATGTCCTAAATTACTAGTTGCACACAGGAGTGGTTTATTCACATTTATGATAGggctgtatttttctcttcttccatctTCATTTGGATAGAATTCTAACAGATGATCTCTAGTAAAGTCAACCAGATTTTTGGTATTATTCCCATTCTGAATATTTGAAGCATCTGTTTCAGGAAGCATATGTTGTGTTTCAGTCTGCGTTGCATCAAATTGCTGTCTCAAGTCACGTGGAACACACTTATGAACAACTCTATCATTAGCTTTTTCAGTAATACTTTCGCCACAAGATTTGCTTTCCATGTAGTTTAGCCGACTTTGAGATAGGCCATCACTTTTTGAGTACTCTCCTCTGGTTGGCAGATCAGAATTTAGCAGCAAAGCTACAAGGCCAGGGAAGGAAACAGATTAATAGAAGGAAATGTTAacactggaagaagaaaagggcagGGGGTTATTTGTTTGTAtgcctttttaaataaaaatttgtcaATATTAGCACTGTCAGAATGAGCAGCGTATATTTACATATCTGTTCAGAACTTATCGAGAACTAGTACATCACCATACGCCTGCCTTTTCATTACTGCATCCATTAAATCTGTATTGCTAAGAAGAAAACAGCTATAAAACACAACTAACCTGAGTGGGTAGTTTTGCACTGGGACGTGTGTCGAAGAGGGGTTTCAAGCCCTTTAGCCATTTTAACAAGCTTGATGGCagcattcattattttcttctcagctcTGACAAGAACCAcagaacatgagaaaaaattaaaaaacaattcctTTCAGATTGTACTTGAAAGTATTGCTAGCAAGAGCCAACAAACACTGAGAAGACAATATGTCTGACTGCTCAGCAATGCTCAGGCATCAAGCTCGGCAGTGACCCCGTGACAGCCTTATCAGACTGGCAGCACTTCAGGCTGCACCACTGTTGCTCCAACACAGCCTGAACTGCCAGCAGACAAACAATGCTAAGCTAAAATTTACGTAGCTCTTTCAAATATAAATTTCCAAACGTGCTTGAGCTTACCTTTCATAGTTCCCATTATCAGTAAGAAGTTGCTGAAGACATGTCAAATAGTATTTCCGCATTTTCCGTGCCGTCTCTTGGCGCTCTCTTAAAACCTCTGCTCTAATCATAGCAGCAGCCCTCTCCTTACTTCCACGGATATAATTAAGCATATCACCTACACAAACATACTTGATTAGCGCTAGTTTTAActgggatggggaggagaacaaaaagcaaacagaaggatTTTTGAGCACACTTGGAGCAAGGCAGCAATGGCCCACATTTACCTGCCAACCTTCTTCCCAAGTCTCTGCACCTACTGCCATTGATTGGCTCTATGCCACTGGAAGACCCAAAGCCAACCAGTACCAAATATcagacacagaaattaaattggcTCACTCTGCATCTTCAGCACAATTTCACCAGCAGAAGGGGCAGGGACCAGAGAAGAATGTTGGCTGGCATATCCAGCACCAGGTATTCTTCCACAGAGGTACAGCTGGCACTCAGGGACCCACTGTCCTCCAGTAAGGCTTGGGGCTGCACTTGAACCCTCTCCTCAGCCAGATGCCTGCTGACTAAGCCAGAAGGGCCAGAAAGCAGGACACAGAACCAGAGAAAAGCAGACGCCCCCTCACAACAAGttgctgggctggcagctgctttgCGAGAGAAAAAAGATCAGCACTCCAAATTGCCTTTACCATTTAACAACACATAACGTAGTGCAAAGAAATGAAGGCATAACGAGGCTTTGCCCCTCAAAATGAAGCTTGCCCAGCATCATGCCAACAACTTCATTTCTTACATTCACTCCAACAAGAAAGCAGACAGTAGTTCTTAGGTGACTTGTCTGTCAGACTCCTGTGCAAGCTGGCTCAAGGACAAGGAGGCAACTGAGGGAGTTACTTAACTAAAATGGTAGGAGAGCAAAATAAGACTCCAGGACTTACTCTTAATCTTGCTCACAGTTGTAATGTACAGAGCACGCATTTCTTCCAGCCctttcacagagcagcaggacgTACAGGGTTTTGAGACACCTCCATCTGACAGTGACCTGAAAAGCATACAAGTCACACAGCATTCAAAAAGTAGCTTAGACCTGGTGAGCATCAGCTATTAAATCTTctaaaaagatctttttttaaagaccttgGCGGTGTTCCCAGGTCTCTCAGTTTAGCCTTCACCTCACAGTTTTCGGCAGTCAGAGCTTCAAGAAACTTCTCGTTTCCTAAAAAAGCAAGTAACAAACCATAAAACACTGTACTTGCCTACACTCCAGTCAAGTTCAACATCAGACATCACAAAAACTGCTGCCTCTGGTAGAAGAGCTCCAGGTCACAAAGCTTCACCAGACAACATTCAGCTGTGGCAGTAACTACCATGCAGAAATCAAACATCACACATTTTAGTAAAGCCTCAATACAAAATCATCTCAGACTAATTGTCACTGGCCCTCAGCACACAGCCAACATGGCCAAGCCGTTCTGAACTTCCCTTAGCTGACTCCCAGTGCGAACCTTTGCACCGTGCTGATCTTCAACAGCAATTCCTAAACGTGCCCAAAATGAATCTAACCCAACCCAGCTACTTCCAGAGCTCTACTGCAATCTCCTTTTGATGAGAAAGCATGCACGCACTGTCTTCggctaattaaaataaacacatgagGTTGGAACCCCATTACAGAATGGGGTGGCAGCACCGATCGAGTCACTGAGCCCTCGCAGTCTCAGCAAACTCCTGTCCATGATCATCTGAGTCTTCACAGAGATCTCcaaacaggcagcagcaggagactcCTAGGCTGAATTCTCAACtgttcacttatttatttattttccaaaccaACATCCAAACAGGGGCTTCTGGAGTCAGCTGGAGGAAACTCTCCCAGCTGGGAAGACTCACATGCGGCTGACTTAAGTTAAGAAACTCACAAAGACTGGGCCTCTTCCAGGAGAGCAACGGCTGCTTTCCATAGCCAGGACAGGGAGCTCAAGAGACAGAAGGGCTGCACTGCTTGCATTGTTTGGTGTTTAATAGATGGTTTGTTATTTTGGTGTTGAAGGAATTTCAAGCCACATTACAGGCATAAAGCCAAAGGCTCTTGGGCTTTCTCACTCTATGCTTTTTGGTTGCACAAGAACTCAAGCTAAGCAGAAAGCCCGAGAGATTTGCATGCCTCCCATGAAGTTTTGCCACAGCTACACACTCTCTGGCTTAGCCGTAGCACATGTGACAGCTTTGGGAACAGCTACAATGCTCAACCATGCACAGATTACAAAAGAGGAGGGAACAGGAGAAGGTGAAAGGGAGAAGCATTGCCCAGGGGAGTCACATTTCCTCAACTAAACTCTTCATCAAAACACACGGAAAAACTACCAGGCCAGGTGAAGTACCATTCCCAATACAACCATGTCCTTGACATGACAGCAGAATTCCCTGTCTTGtctaacagcagcagcatcaaGAAGTACGATTTGGTCTTCAAAGCTCTTGCTGAGTACTTActcatttcaaaacagcatcTAGACCATACCCTGCTCAGCAGGCTCAACACCTGCTTGCTTACAGAACTGTCACACACCAAAGGTAGTCGCATTCCTCCATCTATAATGTTAGTCAGAACAGCTACCATTCCCTCTACCAGCCAGTGGCTCACCAGCCAAGACTGCTACTAACACGCTTAGTTGGATGGCATAGTCTGCCAGAGCGAAAACAAGCCCAATACCTCCATCTGTTCCAGTCCTCTGCAGGGGCAGACATCTTCTCAGCTTTCTTTGCGTTTCTGCTTGCTGACCAATGCCATACAAAGGAGGTGTCACCAGGTCTCCAGTTTCTCCTGTGCCTCGGGGCATGCTAGGGTATGCATTTTTACTGACATTACTCAGTAGCTCTCCATGTTTCTGCAATTGAAAAACACTCTTTGAAaacccagcacagagccacacAAAGAAGAACTAAAGGCGTGCTACAGCATACTGCTTAACTGCTTTAACTTAACAGGAATAAAAGCAAGCAATCCAAAGGAGACTAGTAGACCAAATAATTGCATCCTTGATGCTTTAGCCCTGCAGAAGAACTGAAGACAGCAGCTCAGATCAGGACATGAGTTTTGAACAGGCTCCCAGACTTAAGATGGCACGTGCACCTCCTTAATTTATCTGTCTCAGTACTAAAAAGGAATGCTCCTAACCTACTATTCCTCTTCTTCAAACACTGAGAGTGTTAACAGATATGCTTAGCCTCTTCCTTTTCACTTGCTAGCCATGCCTTAGCCCTCCCTCACAGGTCTAAAGGACTCTTCCTACCAGTAAATGTAGGTACAAGTCATCTGACTTCTCAAAACCCTCTTCTGGGTGGCACTTCTCACTTACAGAAAAATTACCTCTTTCCATTCTCGCTTGTCCTTTTCCAGAATTGTGTGAACTGTTCTTCTGTAGGCCTTCTGTAAGCATGCTTTCAGTTTGCCTTTGCACTGATTATTTAATTGATCAGGAGCATCAGAACACCTGTCCTCCCAGGAACACTTACTAGCTGCGCACTCAACTAGCTCTTCATGGACTTCTTGCAATAAGTGCTCAAGCTCAATCAGAATCTTCTCCTCACAACGACTGAGCTCATCCTGAAGTCTCTTTGTTTCCTGAGCTTCCCACTCCCGCTGCTTCTTGTCCAGTATCATCTTAATTTCCGCCTCTTTCTGAGCGGAGAGATTGTTCTTCTGCTTTGCAAGATCCTCCTTTGCAGTGGCAAGTACCTCGTTAATCTTGTTTCTGTGGTCATCCAAGAACAAACGATAGTCTCTCTCATTCTGCTCTTGTATCTGCAagatttcttcttgcttttctttgttccaCTGAGCACGGGCTCTGGCTAGTTCTGCTTTGATAGCCACaggcatttcttctttctttagctccagctccttcctgaGAGAAACCACCTTTTCCTCCAGTTCTTTCATTCTTGCTCCAGATCTCTCTGAATTCTCGTgttctttcttccacttctctTCGGCAGCTGAGAGAATCAGGGCTAACTGATCAACACATAAAACAGACCCAATCAACATGCACAGCATTCATATCAAAGCATAACTGAGTAAATTATTAAGTGTACCTCAAGTAAAGGAATAGCTGAATATCATCACCCATATGAAAGTGTTTTCAGCTACCTGCTTTGCTGCAGTCCCTTTGTGTTCCTTTTCACACTTTTCTTGTTCTGTCTTCAGATTTACTTTGTACTCTCTGAGGTCTCTTAATACTTGCAGCCACTTGTCATGAGCTTGGGTTAAAGCCTCCTCTACCTGTAAGCGGGTAAAGAGCCTGCTTCAGTCACCACTCCAGGAACGTTTTTATTATTACTTCACACAGCAGTGAAAGTTGTGCATGGCAGTTACAAAGGATCCAGgcaaatttaattattatttttttgttacctGGATGGCAAGGtgtttacagtatttattttccaattctATTTCAAGTTCTCTTAAGGGCTCTTCAGAggacatattttctttcagaaccTTCTTGATCTGCAGCTTCTGATCTGCAATGATCCTTGCTAACTCTTTAAATGAAGCATCATCCACTACTGTCACTCTGTCAGTTTGACTGCCACAATCATTGCAGTCAGCTACAGTTCTTCTCACTTCTTCCAGCTTATTTTGCCATTCTCCTTCTATCTCTCCAATGACTTGTTCTATAAtctaaggaaacaaacaaacaaaacaaaacatatttttaagacaATCTGCCCATTATTCAAATATAAACACACCTACACTGGCATTTAACAAGCAACAGTCAGCTTACACTAGTAAGCTTCCCTGACAGTGGAACACCAAAACCATGCTCTGAGAGCACCGAGGTTCTTCCAAGCCATGTCtctatatttctgaaaaatctgaaaagcatcAAAACCTAACGCTTTGTGGTGCTTCTTAGTCAGTGGGTCCCATCACGCTCTCCCACTCCCCTGTGCCCTCCAAATACACACTTCCCACTATCTGTTTGGTAAAGGAGAtgacttttcttcctcctcccagctttaTTCTGTGGGGAAGGAGACAAAAAAGCACTTTCTCAGGATAACCAAATCAAACAGAATACAAAGCATAAACATTCATCACCCAATTAGTGTGGAAAACTCCAGCATGTTATAGTTGTGATTACGGTCTGCATGCTGCTTTACAAGGTCTAATTCTGCAAAGCATACATCATACCTACTGACTTCATCAGAAGCGCCTGAAACAGCAGACCCTTAACACCCACCTCAAATGGCAGAAGCACAATGAGTAAGTCTAGCGTACATACATACAAGTCCTCCTTCTCAAAATAAATTGGTTGCTTCATTTGGTTCATTTGAAATCCCCAGGTAAAAGCTccacacctttttttcttctttctcccagtGGGCTTTGGCTAATGCAACCTCCTTTTCAACctgctctcctttttctttcagccactgctgctttgctgctctcATAGAATCACTGTATTTCTCTTCAAGCTTGCTTCTCAGAAGGCTAAGagactcttctttttcttctagaagATGTTTCTTGAgcttggccaaaaaaaaaaaaaaaaaaaaaaaggcaataaataataaaaacacaccaCAGATGAAGCATTCTCCAACATATAGCAAATTGCCAAATTGCTCTGGTACAAGGCAATGAGAATGCATGAGATGCACTATACACTCTCTAGAGCCTGACTTTAGCAACAACCCCTAGGACAGGAGATCTGGCAGCTCTCAGAAAGAGGTATAGTAAGGCACAAGATCAGAGGTTACTACAGGCTATTGCTCTAAAGCAATATTCTCTTATCTAGCATCTGCATCTTTCAGCACTTCTTCAGCTGCATCTCTTTGCTATGCTGGACAAGCAAGACAGCTGGCCTCCCTTCAGTCATTCTGCACTCATAGCTTCAGAAAAGCAACACTCTTAACCAATGCTGCAGACTCCATTCGCTATTacttacaaagaaagaaaaacccacagCATTTGCACATCACGTTTctacacagagaagaaaacttgCACTGTCACTAAGGTCTTTTGGAAACAAGCTCGAGATTGCAGTAGCTCACGCTGCTGGCTGAATGGTGTCCAGGAGTCCACTTTATAAGAAGGACACCTGCGGGAAAAGGCATTGCCACTGGAAAGGGTTACTGCCACTGTATGTTAAACCACACAACACAGCAGTAGGCTAACTTAACAACCAATAGGTCACACTGCTTATCTTGCTAATATGGCTGCATCTCTTCCAAGGCTCCACTCCAAACAAAGTTCAAGCCACTCCTGcacattacatttttaaaacaggatgAACTGAGAGTGGTGTGTAGGTATGTCCAGTAGTACCTTGtcttctttcagctgctgctcttgctcAAATTTCTGCCTTAAAGTAGCTTCCAAGGTGTCCTTCTCACCACAGACTGCTATGTAACATTCCTTCACCGCAGTCATCTCTCTGTTCAGCTCCTCTATGGTAGCCCTTCACAGCACAGATTACTCATTAGCAAACAGTCTTTACACTCACAGGACACTCAGTCTGTTTTATAAGAAGTTTAACTAGCACCAAGGGCCAGACAGGAGTGGGAATGCTTCGGGAACAATGACAAtaaagaagaggggaaagaaaagcctTACTTCAGCTGCAAGACCCTCTCTTCGTGACTTCGTagaagctgctgtttttctgcagcataCTTCTCGGTCAACTCTTTCTCAAACTGGGCTTTCATATCCTCATGATGTCGCTGATAAGTTCTTTCACACCTACAGttccaggaaaggaaaggaaaacactcTTTAGTCCCCCTTGTAAATGGAGTTCTGCTCTTCtttaagaaagcagaagaaaggtttcttctttaagaaaatagATTTCCAGTGCAGACCCCTCCATACAAACAGCTGGTACACACATGCAGgataaaaatatcacaaaaaaaaacaagacagagTTAACAGACCTACCTGTCAAGTGCTTCTTGCTTATCCTCATCAAAATCTTGAACCATCTTTCTCATCTGACAGCAGAGATCCTGGTTtgagtttttcagtttttcctcattttctttcagttcttcaaTAGTCAAAGTATGTTTCTGGACAAAGAGAAGTCAAGTAACAGGCCAGTTTTAAGGAACCTTTTATAATGCAGGCTTtggcacttttttttatttaaatgaaatacacaaCATTTTTGTCTCACCTGAACTTCTTGCAGcaaagtttcattttcctttctgagtcTCCAAACTTCTTCTTT contains:
- the CEP152 gene encoding centrosomal protein of 152 kDa; protein product: MSLDFDSGALQTQHDDEDYDQEDYAREQELQQLLTDLPHDMLEDSGDQLSSYSDSSTHESEEQSVEPQKPDGRWNDHPLVVDPQNNYEEGQNLYPEKYLCDQQDDHAEKHAKNWNGLHNEEKKCLYDAKEDYCNQNIQEDPDNVFLGRDGFNGPRCYQQNNLYHLPENFRPYTNGHIPEFNCQQSKIINFPDASKEHLKQFVASEVVSGQSVETYKVTYKPYQNGVHQKIPVTPEGMRRNGMFEDLQNEFLGNDENSSENIQILQLQALNKARERQLEEFNEKLEKSAQQIRYLSHQLSIVKDEKDGLAVSLHESQKLYQNGKEREVHLEGQIKALETQIQTLTAKEEQIVKQSKVAEVAMESMQKQLLELQRSDALQRAREQHDAIISALKQKHENQVLSLEQNLDATKSALREQKELCKNLGEHVNQLEKILEETKCEKTEIINRLTRSLEESQKQCANLLQTGSIQETNQLRFQLQQAQSAHMISNKMNKALQEELMELKEEITLYESAAKFGVFLNDADGEQHTNLSDSYVDLGIKKITQKNSGFCSIIQTRGMDEELSKDEIIVKLKAELERLLSSNKMKRNQITQLQNDLKDCQKTLEELKQLLKAEKASKESEAVKNINDPLVANLLVPDNLKEEVWRLRKENETLLQEVQKHTLTIEELKENEEKLKNSNQDLCCQMRKMVQDFDEDKQEALDRCERTYQRHHEDMKAQFEKELTEKYAAEKQQLLRSHEERVLQLKATIEELNREMTAVKECYIAVCGEKDTLEATLRQKFEQEQQLKEDKLKKHLLEEKEESLSLLRSKLEEKYSDSMRAAKQQWLKEKGEQVEKEVALAKAHWEKEEKKIIEQVIGEIEGEWQNKLEEVRRTVADCNDCGSQTDRVTVVDDASFKELARIIADQKLQIKKVLKENMSSEEPLRELEIELENKYCKHLAIQVEEALTQAHDKWLQVLRDLREYKVNLKTEQEKCEKEHKGTAAKQLALILSAAEEKWKKEHENSERSGARMKELEEKVVSLRKELELKKEEMPVAIKAELARARAQWNKEKQEEILQIQEQNERDYRLFLDDHRNKINEVLATAKEDLAKQKNNLSAQKEAEIKMILDKKQREWEAQETKRLQDELSRCEEKILIELEHLLQEVHEELVECAASKCSWEDRCSDAPDQLNNQCKGKLKACLQKAYRRTVHTILEKDKREWKEKHGELLSNVSKNAYPSMPRGTGETGDLVTPPLYGIGQQAETQRKLRRCLPLQRTGTDGGNEKFLEALTAENCEVKAKLRDLGTPPRSLSDGGVSKPCTSCCSVKGLEEMRALYITTVSKIKSDMLNYIRGSKERAAAMIRAEVLRERQETARKMRKYYLTCLQQLLTDNGNYERAEKKIMNAAIKLVKMAKGLETPLRHTSQCKTTHSALLLNSDLPTRGEYSKSDGLSQSRLNYMESKSCGESITEKANDRVVHKCVPRDLRQQFDATQTETQHMLPETDASNIQNGNNTKNLVDFTRDHLLEFYPNEDGRREKYSPIINVNKPLLCATSNLGHQNASPSAFCVKLDNMHAPSLTDGLGVSEPSHQVLKNQNERLVLKEDECIPLCGNWKTTTGRTKNSDFHKIPRRDESSCSEWNSVNGSQCLGSSNMPVVHPEQKPNANIQAKFVSCEESFCTADESVGGTWRELTTGHVKNLKVKNSSKFYSRGQMKTNPECTSFLRSDKSNSAVTQLSALPNSNAQKCCEKDLEKNVMGSPVSSVR